The following proteins come from a genomic window of Theileria equi strain WA chromosome 2 map unlocalized gcontig_1105316255037, whole genome shotgun sequence:
- a CDS encoding protein phosphatase 2C domain containing protein (encoded by transcript BEWA_035150A), which translates to MDKSKEESELEIPTTGNWSVCANEGDDSRWFLHESQKWMYNVDDHAYFHVASGTILRGEEYLEPALDEQEEEEDEEEFALDFSKDLISGTVSRKAPIESKTESEDRFTTCECMSIQYVSNSEALCYYSGVFDGHYGPECSEYTSRHLKNNILSVFRQSVHSKGVKRRKSIKGAEIADTSHECADVEALVNGCIKGFEMTDNNFCRIADRSNIMDGSTACVLLLYGPDPDGSLKIISANVGDSRAILCSLGDDGESYIATALTVDHKPDSPSEKERILASGGTVEFLQGTWRAVGKLRNQIACALATSRSIGDLMLKTPKKIVSAVPDVRIRTVDFDKDLFVVLCTDGVTDVVTNQEIVNIVAECIQAGNSPEKAAEKIVATSEQRGSYDDKTCTIIYFGWHKEIFSKCLVQDTEVPEDGQKEEENEEEDENIFAA; encoded by the exons ATGGATAAATCCAAAGAGGAGAGCGAACTGGAGATTCCTACAACTGGAAATTGGTCAGTTTGTGCAAATGAAGGAGACGATAGTCGCTGGTTTCTCCACGAATCACAGAAATGGATGTACAATGTCGACGATCACGCCTACTTTCACGTTGCCTCAGGAACGATTCTTCGAGGAGAAGAATATCTTGAGCCTGCGCTAGATGAGcaggaggaggaagaagacgaagaagaATTCGCTCTAGACTTTAGCAAGGATCTCATCTCTGGCACAGTTTCTAGAAAG GCTCCAATTGAAAGTAAAACGGAATCAGAAGACCGATTTACAACTTGTGAGTGCATGTCAATTCAGTATGTGTCGAACTCTGAAGCGTTGTGTTACTATTCTGGTGTGTTTGATGGACATTATGGACCAGAATGTTCCGAGTACACATCACGCCATTTGAAGAATAATATACTCTCCGTGTTCCGACAATCCGTGCACTCCAAGGGCGTGAAGAGGCGCAAAAGTATAAAAGGGGCAGAGATTGCAGACACTAGTCACGAATGTGCAGACGTTGAAGCTTTAGTAAATGGGTGTATAAAGGGTTTTGAGATGACAGATAACAACTTTTGCCGTATTGCTGATCGCTCAAACATTATGGATGGAAGCACAGCGTGTGTGTTGCTTTTATATGGTCCAGATCCAGATGGCTCTCTGAAAATTATTAGCGCAAACGTTGGAGATTCCAGGGCTATTTTATGTTCCCTTGGAGATGACGGGGAAAGTTACATAGCTACGGCTCTCACGGTCGATCATAAACCAGACTCTCCATCTGAGAAGGAACGGATTCTTGCATCTGGAGGTACTGTAGAATTTTTACAGGGTACATGGAGAGCTGTTGGAAAACTACGGAACCAAATCGCATGTGCACTAGCAACCTCTAGGTCAATTGGTGACCTGATGCTAAAGACCCCAAAGAAGATTGTGTCTGCTGTACCAGATGTTAGAATACGCACGGTTGACTTTGATAAGGATTTATTTGTCGTACTCTGCACAGACGGAGTTACTGATGTTGTAACAAATCAG GAAATTGTAAACATTGTAGCAGAGTGCATACAGGCAGGAAACAGCCCAGAAAAGGCCGCAGAAAAGATTGTAGCCACATCTGAGCAGCGAGGTTCCTATGATGATAAGACATGTACCATAATTTACTTTGGTTGGCACAAGGaaatcttttcaaagtgTCTCGTTCAAGATACCGAGGTTCCAGAGGATGGGcagaaagaagaggagaATGAGGAGGAGGACGAAAACATCTTTGCAGCCTAG
- a CDS encoding conserved hypothetical protein (encoded by transcript BEWA_035140A), whose product MGEKRRSDAKGPKWKKLKQESGKLVLGSKGILITNSFSGKYKEAMQEALSILRQHCEDFYPLDNQPVEAPATGETSVPETDLRGGAKQESKTSDHRETLESHHLEKDGLRGPDYDLDREKEEINKYFNRFTPGPCISKGLNFVYFNNESDVPSKYIQEIFSEIKRHKSYSARYLSRLVPVDYVCNATFSTVQETLRRLISKEFPESTCSIESRTTQESEDVSSTKKSSDETKDVITWALEYKSTNSNALKRQEILDLVVAMIGKNYKVELKKPDKLVVIQVVKGLCGISVITNYSEIAHFKLNISIPRD is encoded by the exons ATGGGTGAGAAGAGGCGTAGCGACGCAAAGGGACCGAAATGGAAG AAGCTCAAGCAGGAGTCCGGCAAGCTCGTACTTGGCTCCAAGGGCATATTGATAACAAATTCCTTCTCCGGAAAGTATAAGGAAGCTATGCAAGAAGCTTTATCGATCCTGCGCCAG CACTGCGAAGATTTTTACCCTTTGGACAACCAGCCGGTGGAAGCACCTGCTACAGGAGAGACAAGCGTACCAGAGACTGATTTAAGGGGAGGAGCAAAGCAAGAGTCCAAAACTAGCGATCACAGAGAGACCCTGGAGAGTCACCACCTCGAAAAGGATGGACTGAGAGGGCCAGACTACGATCTAGACAGAGAAAAGGAGGAGATTAACAAGTACTTTAACAGGTTTACTCCGGGTCCCTGCATATCCAAGGGACTCAACTTTGTCTACTTCAACAATGAGAGCGATGTACCATCAAAATACATCCAGGAGATTTTCAGCGAGATTAAACGCCACAAGAGCTACTCAGCTCGCTACCTCTCACGTCTAGTCCCAGTTGATTACGTTTGCAACGCCACCTTTTCCACCGTACAAGAGACATTAAGGAGGCTCATTTCCAAGGAATTCCCGGAATCTACCTGCAGTATAGAGTCAAGAACTACTCAAGAGTCAGAAGATGTCTCTAGTACAAAGAAATCGTCGGATGAAACCAAAGATGTTATCACATGGGCTCTGGAATACAAGAGCACAAACTCAAATGCCCTGAAGCGGCAGGAAATTTTGGACCTCGTAGTAGCCATGATTGGGAAAAACTACAAGGTAGAATTGAAGAAACCAGACAAACTCGTCGTAATTCAAGTCGTAAAG GGACTCTGTGGCATATCCGTCATTACAAACTACTCAGAAATCGCACATTTTAAACTTAACATTTCAATTCCTCGTGATTAA
- a CDS encoding 26S protease regulatory subunit, putative (encoded by transcript BEWA_035130A), translating into MDSSEAVCGLISYYRHKIEDCEALLSQKLATRSRLEAQRNELNTRVRELKDELQCLLDSGSFVGEVVKVMCEDKVLVKISLEGKYVVDVASDIDITKCTPNTRVALMTDSYKLHKILPTKVDPLVALMKVEKVPDSTYDMVGGLDEQVKQVKEVIELPIKHPEIFESLGISQPKGVLLYGPPGTGKTLLARAVAHHTDCTFIRVSGSELVQKYIGEGSRMVRELFVMARSHAPSIIFMDEIDSIGSQRSDSSHGDSEVQRTMLELLNQLDGFEPYQNIKVIMCTNRIDILDDALLRPGRIDRKIEFPNPNATARAEILRIHSRKMNLVRDIDLDVIAAEMPGVSGAEIKAVCTEAGMFALRERRVHVTQEDFQMAVAKVMKRDADKNVSFTKLWK; encoded by the coding sequence ATGGACTCTTCCGAAGCTGTTTGTGGCCTTATTAGCTATTACAGGCACAAAATTGAGGATTGTGAAGCGTTACTATCCCAAAAGTTGGCAACTCGCAGTCGTCTAGAGGCTCAGCGCAACGAACTTAACACACGTGTTCGTGAGCTTAAAGATGAGCTTCAGTGTCTTCTGGACTCTGGAAGCTTTGTAGGAGAGGTGGTAAAGGTAATGTGCGAGGATAAAGTGCTGGTGAAGATTAGCCTCGAAGGAAAGTACGTGGTCGACGTCGCCTCTGATATAGACATCACAAAATGTACTCCAAACACACGTGTTGCACTAATGACAGATTCCTACAAACTACACAAGATACTTCCCACTAAAGTTGATCCTTTGGTTGCCTTGATGAAGGTAGAGAAAGTGCCAGACTCTACATACGATATGGTTGGTGGGTTGGACGAGCAAGTAAAGCAAGTTAAGGAAGTCATTGAGCTTCCAATCAAGCATCCAGAGATATTTGAATCGCTTGGTATATCCCAGCCGAAGGGTGTTCTGTTGTATGGACCACCTGGAACAGGAAAAACATTGCTCGCTAGGGCAGTTGCGCATCACACAGActgtacatttataagaGTCTCTGGATCAGAACTCGTACAAAAGTACATTGGAGAAGGTTCACGTATGGTGCGTGAATTATTCGTTATGGCTCGTTCTCATGCTCcttccattatttttatggatgaaattGATTCTATTGGATCGCAAAGAAGTGATTCATCACATGGTGATTCAGAAGTTCAACGTACTATGCTTGAACTTTTGAACCAGCTTGATGGTTTTGAACCCtatcaaaatataaagGTTATCATGTGTACAAATAGGATTGACATTTTGGATGATGCGTTGCTACGTCCTGGAAGAATTGATCGTAAGATTGAGTTTCCTAATCCAAACGCCACTGCTAGGGCTGAAATTTTGAGGATTCACAGTAGGAAGATGAACCTTGTAAGAGATATTGATTTAGATGTTATAGCCGCTGAGATGCCCGGCGTTTCTGGAGCCGAGATCAAGGCAGTGTGCACTGAGGCTGGTATGTTTGCATTGAGGGAGAGGAGAGTTCATGTTACTCAAGAAGACTTTCAAATGGCAGTTGCCAAAGTAATGAAGCGTGATGCTGATAAGAATGTTAGCTTTACAAAGCTCTGGAAGTAG
- a CDS encoding conserved hypothetical protein (encoded by transcript BEWA_035110A), which translates to MVRLVPSFLKNVIPGVYSSTEESTNNTEQDEGTRSSEAPPPITPIKDKEALEVTTNIATIALIDWGPPKLGTSTRTEDSGSRSIFNFFGTSENLSTSRTCKVPKVQESDFALYIQQIGDVVLQGTMQPLDSVIVPSHGQADATSDKVQKKYFEESYQLSGNKVFQLGLEQVPESIAHLESQLNTVNMQLSDLVGTHLRHVSNSFSCVGEVKDCFFNAKEKLNGIRCTFDSVQAHLYSSPTSCDAPESDNALPQILAKRKEIRGIISKLETLKAIVSTPDYIQGIVDISNIALAHIFCTLTINYFNDLSKFTLVNSVALVIKDTIANLERVADAKFIDLVNYTFTECFISPNVDDVLSSTLGKIEPILIVLIMENSLKSSLQTLEIMYSRTGEDKTPSSFPKDTLECIRNAYKWYTKLVQRIVCISLMHSEGKYKQSQNESKRIVEQVFLVMHKGNINTTQCDYSTLLKATTILKELFKLPEVCIFQSARENEEVLGSTPNSEASIEIIITSIRSLKVVLDELVTRHLVSSLHAFCTQSNSVESADALYSSLELLDDSFGLVIDEIKLMEESCMETTCNIICREYIQHFIADPEPLVSTCRELLTKEDRVQMYSTLFREKINYTGKILVESLYAECLGNVHNDLLGEDWTSYQDLHYDCNGTIKPFKLSNTVRNMYEQLKVCQKVCKMFPDNIELLSRCINTFAHYNTLMEMQIDETGTVRKFCLILESLRFFTFLIPQFIKDVISVDTTANEELEYHESLVGLGSNAEKCVVELRRLYKRALEALSGQMFATFTPLILEWIFYDAADTNDYLENTFTIESMETAKESFTSSISSASHVSNEDFIETDFLAENGNSGIEPFITAIKEAFEEISDILGNLDDLRYIFKTVFDKLLIVVTSQDPPIEKSDRFSNDCTKILTGLLHCTQIKLETFAFANALSNELS; encoded by the coding sequence GGACCGCCGAAATTAGGCACCAGCACACGGACAGAGGATTCTGGAAGCAGATCTATATTCAACTTTTTCGGAACAAGTGAAAACTTGTCCACTAGCAGGACATGTAAAGTCCCCAAAGTGCAAGAATCAGACTTTGCACTCTATATACAGCAAATCGGAGatgtagttttacaaggtACAATGCAGCCTTTGGACTCTGTAATCGTCCCATCACACGGCCAAGCAGATGCTACTTCTGATAAAGTACAgaagaaatattttgaagAATCGTACCAGTTGAGTGGGAACAAGGTATTTCAACTTGGTCTAGAACAGGTTCCAGAGTCAATAGCCCACTTAGAATCGCAATTAAATACGGTAAATATGCAACTGAGTGATCTAGTTGGTACACATTTAAGGCATGTAAGCAACTCATTTTCTTGTGTTGGAGAGGTTAAGGATTGTTTTTTCAATGCAAAGGAAAAACTAAATGGTATACGTTGTACATTCGATTCAGTACAGGCacatttatattcatctCCCACGTCTTGTGATGCACCAGAAAGCGATAATGCTCTACCACAAATTCTCGCAAAAAGGAAGGAGATTCGAGGTATAATTTCAAAATTGGAAACTCTAAAGGCAATAGTATCAACTCCAGACTATATACAAGGGATCGTAGACATAAGTAACATTGCCCTGGCACATATTTTCTGCACCCTGACCATAAACTACTTTAATGATCTGTCGAAATTTACCCTTGTAAATTCAGTAGCACTTGTTATTAAAGATACTATTGCAAACTTAGAGAGAGTTGCTGATGCAAAATTTATAGATTTAGTAAATTACACCTTCACGGAGTGCTTTATAAGCCCTAATGTGGATGATGTTCTTTCCAGTACACTCGGAAAAATTGAGCCTATTCTCATTGTTTTGATTATGGAAAATTCTCTGAAAAGTTCACTACAAACACTGGAGATTATGTACTCGAGGACTGGTGAGGACAAAACACCAAGCTCATTTCCAAAGGATACGTTGGAATGCATAAGAAATGCGTATAAATGGTACACAAAACTCGTGCAAAGGATAGTATGCATATCATTAATGCACAGTGAGGGTAAATATAAGCAATCTCAGAATGAATCTAAGCGAATTGTAGAGCAAGTCTTCCTGGTAATGCATAAGGGTAATATTAATACCACTCAATGCGACTATTCAACACTTTTAAAGGCCACAACTATTTTGAAGGAGCTTTTTAAGCTCCCAGAAGTTTGTATATTCCAATCTGCGCGAgaaaatgaagaagttCTTGGTTCTACTCCCAACTCAGAAGCTTCTATAGAAATCATAATTACTTCCATCAGGAGCTTAAAGGTGGTTTTGGATGAACTTGTAACAAGACATTTAGTTTCAAgtttacatgcattttgTACGCAGAGCAACTCGGTCGAATCGGCGGATGCTCTCTATTCTAGCCTAGAGTTATTGGATGATTCTTTTGGATTAGTCATAGATGAGATTAAACTTATGGAAGAAAGTTGTATGGAGACGACGTGCAACATTATTTGTAGAGAGTATATACAACATTTTATTGCTGATCCAGAACCTCTTGTATCCACATGCAGGGAGTTGCTTACCAAAGAAGACAGAGTGCAGATGTATAGCACCCTATTTAGAGAAAAGATTAATTATACAGGGAAAATCTTGGTTGAGTCACTTTACGCCGAGTGTCTTGGAAACGTGCACAATGATCTTTTGGGTGAAGACTGGACTAGTTACCAAGATTTACACTATGACTGTAATGGAACTATTAAACCATTTAAACTTTCCAATACGGTAAGAAACATGTACGAACAACTAAAGGTCTGCCAAAAGGTCTGTAAAATGTTTCCAGATAATATAGAACTTCTCTCTAGGTGCATAAACACATTTGCACATTACAATACACTGATGGAAATGCAAATTGATGAGACTGGTACGGTAAGAAAGTTTTGTCTCATTTTAGAGAGTCTACgcttctttacatttttgatCCCACAGTTTATAAAAGACGTAATATCCGTAGACACTACCGCTAATGAAGAGTTGGAATATCATGAATCGCTTGTAGGACTTGGCTCAAACGCTGAAAAGTGCGTAGTGGAATTGAGAAGATTGTACAAGAGAGCACTAGAAGCTCTATCTGGGCAAATGTTTGCAACCTTTACGCCTCTTATTTTGGAATGGATATTTTATGATGCTGCAGATACTAATGACTATCTTGAAAACACCTTTACTATAGAATCGATGGAGACCGCAAAAGAAAGCTTCACGTCTAGTATATCATCTGCTTCTCATGTGTCCAATGAAGATTTTATTGAAACGGACTTTTTGGCCGAAAATGGCAATTCTGGGATTGAGCCATTTATCACTGCTATAAAGGAGGCTTTTGAGGAGATTAGTGATATACTTGGAAATCTAGATGATTTGCGTTATATTTTCAAGACTGTATTTGATAAGCTTTTAATTGTTGTTACCTCTCAAGATCCACCAATTGAAAAGAGTGACAGATTCTCGAATGACTGCACAAAAATATTAACTGGCTTGTTACACTGCACCCAGATCAAACTTGAGACATTTGCATTTGCCAACGCACTTTCTAATGAACTCTCGTAA
- a CDS encoding signal peptide containing protein (encoded by transcript BEWA_035120A) translates to MNAIVALISAVSVFAVSAFHLDFGAADLGFAGLHGPVVKGVHHGAKVLHFVAGGEVVNGLKCGAHFSWAAPAAVKEVLAFSHCKHGGLVLAHVALVDGSEHFLHVVGGVALPVSHHVWLAKLAKGACKHAPALAGLPHHAVLADLAHVLA, encoded by the coding sequence ATGAACGCTATTGTTGCTTTGATCTCTGCCGTCAGCGTCTTCGCTGTTTCTGCTTTTCATCTTGACTTTGGTGCTGCCGACCTTGGCTTCGCTGGCCTCCATGGTCCAGTCGTCAAGGGTGTCCACCATGGTGCCAAGGTTCTTCACTTCGTCGCTGGTGGTGAGGTTGTCAATGGTCTCAAGTGCGGTGCTCACTTCTCCTGGGCCGCTCCAGCTGCCGTCAAGGAAGTCTTGGCTTTCTCTCACTGCAAGCATGGTGGCCTCGTTTTGGCCCATGTTGCTCTCGTTGATGGATCTGAGCACTTCCTCCACGTTGTTGGCGGTGTTGCTCTCCCAGTTTCTCACCATGTATGGTTGGCTAAGCTCGCCAAGGGTGCCTGCAAGCATGCTCCAGCCCTTGCTGGCTTGCCACATCATGCCGTTTTGGCTGACTTGGCCCACGTCTTGGCTTAA